Proteins encoded in a region of the Ruegeria sp. AD91A genome:
- a CDS encoding putative PEP-binding protein has product MQNNPHTTLITPDAPVTAHTHGGRAKCLQRLVRLDLPVPRTVALSFDAVHQIAEGDVPNLDAILEQFDPATLLCVRPSSEDPDWGGPGAVLNIGMNDARYVDLSDTMGAEAAAALYRRFVQSYAIHVARLDADVFDDIDMDGSEGLRHSLRAYEDETDEAFPQDRGEQLIGVLRSMARAWDGTSARLLRQAKGAPADAGLGLVIQEMIPGVGQGECGSGVLQLVDSTTGMPQITGRYLSQSQGRDALGEDVAALFLEKDPRGPSLEEVAPKAFAELKEQAALMRKKLREEMQVEFVIQNGKVHILDGVRVQRTSRAAMRIAVRLAEDGIIPPQEAVMRVDPHALNELLHRQVHPEARRDVLTTAIGASPGASTGKIVFTSAEAQASAARGEACVLVRRETSPEDVRGMHAAVAVLTEKGGMTSHAAVIGRGLGLPCIVGASDIRFQTKQKMLTAPDGRVFKTGDVLTIDGSSGQVLAGQPAMLEAALDDCFQTLMAWADAERDIDIRANADTPADAQTARNFQAQGIGLCRTEHMFFEPGRLIVMREMIFAQTSSGRAAVLERLLPMQREDFVQLFRIMEGQPVCIRLFDPPLHEFLPTTRSGQRELAEALDLPVSDVERRVDAMTEYNPMLGLRGVRLGVTVPEIYDMQARAIFEATLDARKNGAPVVPEVMIPLVSAKREVELVKSRIDTVAAAVASERGQEFEYRLGVMVETPRACLRAEEIAPQTAFMSFGTNDLTQMTYGLSRDDAGRFMSAYVRQGVFREDPFHVLDPDGVGELLKLGAERGRAAKPDVTLSVCGEHGGNPESIAICRDLGFDYVSCSPFRVPVARLAAAQLAISSRLGG; this is encoded by the coding sequence GTGCAGAATAATCCGCATACCACGCTCATTACACCCGATGCTCCGGTCACGGCTCATACGCATGGCGGGCGGGCCAAATGTCTGCAACGACTGGTTCGACTGGACCTGCCGGTGCCCCGGACCGTCGCGTTGTCGTTTGATGCAGTCCACCAGATTGCGGAAGGCGATGTTCCGAACCTTGACGCGATCCTTGAGCAATTCGATCCGGCGACATTGCTGTGCGTCCGACCAAGTTCCGAAGATCCCGACTGGGGTGGGCCCGGTGCGGTTCTGAATATTGGTATGAATGATGCACGCTACGTGGACCTGTCCGATACCATGGGGGCAGAGGCCGCCGCAGCGCTGTATCGCAGGTTTGTTCAAAGCTATGCGATCCACGTGGCGCGGCTAGACGCGGACGTGTTCGATGACATCGACATGGATGGCAGCGAAGGTCTGCGCCATTCCTTGCGCGCATACGAAGATGAAACGGACGAAGCCTTCCCGCAGGACCGCGGTGAGCAGTTGATCGGGGTTTTGCGCTCGATGGCCCGCGCATGGGACGGGACATCCGCACGGCTGTTGCGGCAGGCCAAAGGCGCCCCCGCAGATGCTGGTCTTGGGCTTGTCATTCAAGAGATGATCCCAGGGGTCGGACAAGGTGAGTGCGGGTCAGGTGTGCTTCAACTGGTCGACTCCACCACCGGAATGCCGCAGATCACAGGGCGTTACCTGAGCCAGAGCCAGGGCCGGGATGCGCTGGGCGAAGATGTGGCAGCACTATTTCTTGAAAAAGACCCGCGTGGACCGTCGCTTGAAGAAGTCGCACCCAAAGCGTTTGCCGAGTTGAAGGAACAAGCCGCGTTGATGCGCAAAAAACTGCGCGAAGAAATGCAGGTCGAGTTCGTCATTCAAAACGGCAAAGTGCATATTCTGGATGGCGTCCGGGTTCAGAGAACTTCGCGCGCGGCGATGCGAATTGCCGTTCGTCTGGCTGAAGACGGGATCATACCGCCGCAGGAGGCGGTGATGCGTGTCGACCCCCACGCGTTGAATGAACTATTGCACCGGCAGGTCCATCCGGAAGCGCGGCGTGATGTGCTGACGACGGCCATCGGTGCCAGCCCGGGCGCTTCAACGGGAAAGATCGTGTTTACATCTGCAGAAGCGCAGGCCAGTGCCGCGCGCGGGGAGGCCTGTGTCTTGGTTCGCCGCGAAACCTCGCCCGAGGATGTGCGCGGGATGCATGCTGCCGTTGCGGTTCTGACTGAAAAAGGCGGGATGACCAGCCATGCCGCCGTGATTGGTCGTGGGCTTGGCCTGCCCTGTATCGTTGGCGCTTCTGACATCCGGTTCCAGACAAAACAGAAGATGCTGACTGCGCCCGATGGTCGTGTCTTCAAAACTGGCGATGTTCTGACCATCGATGGCAGCTCTGGACAGGTGCTGGCGGGGCAGCCTGCCATGCTTGAAGCCGCGCTGGATGATTGTTTTCAGACATTGATGGCGTGGGCCGATGCCGAGCGTGATATTGACATCCGCGCCAATGCCGACACACCGGCCGATGCGCAAACGGCGCGCAATTTTCAGGCGCAAGGGATCGGCTTGTGCCGGACAGAGCATATGTTCTTTGAGCCCGGCCGCCTGATCGTGATGCGCGAGATGATTTTTGCACAAACGTCGTCGGGCAGGGCGGCTGTGCTGGAACGTTTGCTTCCGATGCAGCGGGAGGACTTTGTTCAGCTGTTCAGAATCATGGAAGGGCAGCCCGTCTGCATTCGCCTGTTCGACCCTCCATTGCACGAGTTCCTGCCAACCACGCGCAGCGGTCAACGGGAATTGGCCGAGGCGCTGGATTTGCCGGTTTCCGATGTCGAGCGTCGGGTTGATGCGATGACCGAATACAATCCGATGCTGGGCCTGCGCGGTGTTCGTCTGGGTGTGACCGTGCCTGAAATCTATGACATGCAAGCGCGCGCGATCTTTGAAGCCACGCTGGATGCCAGAAAGAATGGTGCCCCCGTCGTGCCCGAAGTGATGATACCGCTGGTATCCGCTAAACGAGAGGTCGAACTGGTCAAGTCCCGCATTGATACGGTGGCGGCGGCGGTAGCGTCGGAACGAGGGCAGGAGTTTGAATATCGGCTGGGTGTGATGGTCGAAACCCCGCGCGCCTGTCTGCGCGCAGAAGAGATTGCCCCGCAGACCGCGTTCATGAGTTTCGGAACAAATGACCTGACGCAGATGACCTATGGTCTGTCCCGCGACGACGCTGGGCGCTTTATGTCGGCGTATGTTCGGCAGGGAGTGTTTCGGGAAGATCCGTTCCACGTTCTTGATCCGGATGGGGTAGGGGAACTGCTTAAGCTTGGAGCTGAGCGGGGACGAGCTGCGAAACCGGATGTGACCCTGTCTGTTTGCGGAGAACACGGCGGAAACCCCGAATCAATCGCCATCTGTCGCGATCTGGGGTTCGACTATGTGTCATGCTCTCCGTTCCGGGTTCCGGTCGCTCGGCTGGCTGCCGCTCAACTGGCAATTTCCTCCAGACTTGGGGGTTGA